In a genomic window of Trachemys scripta elegans isolate TJP31775 chromosome 12, CAS_Tse_1.0, whole genome shotgun sequence:
- the LOC117886048 gene encoding olfactory receptor 10A7-like — protein sequence MANAKQGNGTSVKEFILLGFGDLPEQQILLFLLFLVICIATMAGNILIIVLVVADQHLHTPMYFFLWNLSCLETCYTSTILPKVLASLLTGDRTMTFNGCLTQFYFFGSLAGTECLLLSVMSYDRYLAICNPLHYAVCMSVKSCLQLAGGSWIGGFLSGSITTLSISKLTFCGPNGIDHFFCDFIPLVKLSCNDLQEMEMVAVALTLIFSLVPFLLTLMSYICIIATILRIPSTTGRQKAFSTCSSHLIVVSIFYGTLMTVYMFPTTNILSDFKKVLSVLYTVLTLLVNPLIYSLRNKEVQEALRKACRKFIFVPF from the coding sequence ATGGCGAATGCAAAACAGGGAAATGGAACATCTGTCAAGGAATTCATCCTCCTGGGGTTCGGGGATCTCCCAGAACAGCAgatccttctcttcctgctgtttctaGTGATCTGCATTGCGACCATGGCTGGGAACATCCTCATCATTGTGCTAGTTGtagctgatcagcaccttcacacccccatgtacttcttcctgtggaacttgtcctgcttggagacctgctacacctccaccatcctaCCCAAGgtgctggccagtctcctgactggggacagaaccatgACATTCAATGGATGTCTCACgcaattttatttctttggttCTCTAGCAGGTACGGAATGCCTTCTCCTGTCAGTGATGTCTTACGATCGGTATTTAGCCATATGCAATCCACTGCACTATGCAGTCTGTATGAGTGTCAAATCTTGCCTGCAGCTCGCAGGTGGCTCTTGGATAGGTGGATTCCTAAGTGGTAGCATAACAACGTTGTCCATATCTAAGTTAACGTTCTGTGGCCCCAATGGTATTGACCattttttttgtgattttatcCCCCTTGTAAAACTCTCCTGCAATGACCTTCAGGAGATGGAAATGGTGGCTGTTGCACTCACTTTGATTTTCTCACTGGTTCCATTCCTTCTTACCTTGATGTCCTACATCTGCATCATTgccaccatcctgagaatcccgTCCACCACTgggaggcaaaaggccttttccacctgctcctcccacctcattgtGGTGAGCATTTTTTATGGAACTCTGATGACTGTCTATATGTTCCCTACCACTAACATCCTGAGCGACTTCAAGAAAGTTCTGTCTGTCTTATACACAGTCCTGACTCTGCTGGTcaatcccctcatctacagcctgagaaacaaagaggtcCAGGAGGCCCTGAGGAAAGCTTGCAGGAAATTCATATTTGTACCATTCTAA